A window from Chiroxiphia lanceolata isolate bChiLan1 chromosome 3, bChiLan1.pri, whole genome shotgun sequence encodes these proteins:
- the CCT4 gene encoding T-complex protein 1 subunit delta — translation MPESAPGRAPAGAANRAKGAYQDRDKPAQIRFSNIAAGKAVADAIRTSLGPKGMDKMIQDAKGDVTITNDGATILKQMQVLHPAAKMLVELSKAQDIEAGDGTTSVVVIAGALLDACSRLLQKGIHPTIISESFQKALDKGIEVLTNMAQPVELSDRETLLNSATTSLNSKVVCQYSSLLSPMSVDAVMKVIDPTTANSVDLRDIKIVKKLGGTIDDCELVEGLVLTQKVANTGVTRVEKAKIGLIQFCLSAPKTDMDNQIVVSDYAQMDRVLREERAYILNLVKQIKKAGCNVLLIQKSILRDALSDLALHFLNKVKIMVVKDIEREDIEFICKTIGTKPVAHIDQFTPDMLGSAELAEEVNLNGSGKLIKITGCTNPGKTVSIVVRGSNKLVLEEAERSIHDALCVIRCLVKKRALIAGGGAPEIELALRLNEYARTLKGMDSYCVRAYGDALEVIPSTLAENAGLNPISTVTELRNRHAQGEKTAGINVRKGGISNILEELVVQPLLVSLSALTLATETVRSILKIDDVVNTRG, via the exons ATGCCCGAGAGCGCGCCCGGCAGGgcccccgccggggccgccaACAGGGCCAAGGGCGCCTACCAGGACCGCGACAAGCCCGCCCAGATCCGCTTCAGCAACATCGCGGCCGGCaaag ctGTTGCCGATGCGATTAGAACAAGTCTTGGACCAAAGGGAATGGATAAAATG atCCAGGATGCTAAAGGAGATGTGACAATCACTAATGATGGTGCCACTATCCTGAAGCAGATGCAGGTCCTGCACCCTGCAGCCAAAATG CTGGTAGAGCTGTCCAAAGCACAAGATATTGAAGCTGGTGATGGCACAACATCTGTTGTTGTCATTGCTGGAGCTCTTTTGGATGCCTGTTCCAGACTCCTTCAGAAAG GAATTCACCCCACCATCATTTCGGAGTCATTCCAGAAAGCTTTGGATAAGGGTATTGAGGTGCTGACCAACATGGCCCAGCCAGTGGAGCTCAGTGACAGGGAGACTCTGCTCAACAGTGCAACGACTTCGCTGAACTCAAAG GTTGTGTGTCAGTATTCCAGTTTGCTTTCTCCAATGAGTGTGGACGCCGTGATGAAGGTGATTGACCCAACTACAGCCAACAGTGTGGACCTCAGAGATATTAAAATTGTTAAGAAGTTGGG AGGCACAATCGATGATTGTGAACTGGTTGAAGGACTGGTCCTGACTCAGAAAGTGGCAAATACCGGCGTGACCAGAGTGGAAAAAGCCAAAATTGGCCTCATCCAGTTCTGCTTGTCAGCTCCAAAGACAGAT aTGGACAACCAGATAGTTGTTTCTGATTATGCTCAAATGGACAGAGTCCTGCGTGAAGAGAGAGCCTATATTCTGAATTTGGTGAAGCAGATAAAGAAGGCTGGGTGCAATGTCCTGCTAATTCAGAAGTCTATTCTTAG GGATGCTCTCAGTGACCTGGCCCTCCATTTTCTGAACAAAGTTAAGATCATGGTGGTCAAAGACATTGAAAGAGAAGACATCGAGTTTATATGTAAG acaATTGGAACTAAGCCTGTGGCTCACATTGACCAGTTCACCCCTGACatgctgggctctgctgagctggcagaggaggTCAACCTGAACGGTTCTGGGAAACTAATAAAG ATTACAGGCTGCACAAACCCTGGAAAAACTGTGAGCATCGTGGTCCGTGGATCCAACAAACTCGTCCTGGAGGAAGCCGAGCGCTCCATTCACGACGCCCTGTGTGTCATAAGATGCTTAGTTAAGAAAAG AGCTCTGAttgcaggaggaggagcccCGGAGATCGAGCTGGCGCTGCGGCTCAACGAGTACGCCCGGACCCTGAAGGGCATGGACTCCTACTGCGTCCGTGCCTACGGGGATGCCCTGGAGGTGATCCCCTCCACCCTGGCTGAGAACGCAGGGCTCAACCCTATTTCCACAGTGACAGAGCTGAGGAACAGACATGCccaaggagagaaaacagctggCATTAACGTCAGGAAG GGTGGCATTTCCAAcatcctggaggagctggttGTGCAGCCTCTGCTGGTGTCTCTGAGCGCGCTGACTCTGGCGACAGAGACCGTGCGCAGCATTCTCAAGATCGATGATGTG GTGAACACTCGAGGCTGA